Proteins co-encoded in one Fusarium musae strain F31 chromosome 3, whole genome shotgun sequence genomic window:
- a CDS encoding hypothetical protein (BUSCO:EOG09260VCG) — translation MTLVSDQVRRLDAYLDRLPVLSEVASEDDQSETEEHGFAVAAAFSSPRLDHLLRTIQSLSTTSSSQPLLPAWRIRDLLISSDIPASAHLSVRETQPGDEAKSPYENELEWLLVSKATIQLHGVVLNTLLDQIVPLNDDIWYWDDVLGSYSYSSLYAVQSSPLRVWAWSQEVYTATKLRVQAGSLHHAPGELVDSTTSSLSQQWTQFYGIVHDSIRERSIANIQRRVLSPVALSRSEARRKQAQLKKLREITASGLGVLMDEGLQFGLDDDKAELQDHHDLKGVVERSVALIDMVLKEVSTLDVNISDFEDKVFAGVEEDPELSVHIEDSNTADRPAILARRLLTIIDKSLPEHLSAMHALAKENGRPSTLIRYWLPAIIGLLSSTTVLRILVNRKADIIEWFVGFGETVRDFWFNWVIEPTSKIISTIRHDKTSEIAIMSRDSLKADRESLERMVVDFALDKPHFANETGSTLTETQVADIRHKVAEGDVTPVLRAFEKDLRSPFMGTIRGDLVRSLLIQVQKTKVDLEVAMTGIDSLLKSQELVFGFVGLTPGVLVSYSMFQYLRGVFGGRSGQRQTHKAGKAIRVLRNIDRILSEARPTETNLLSYKDHGLLLSEVHILRDLVDKLMPREIAREFLEDLDDLSNMKGIQLQTRALERIRWAYARWLH, via the exons ATGACGCTTGTCTCCGA TCAAGTACGGCGGCTGGATGCCTACCTTGACCGTCTTCCAGTTTTATCCGAAGTTGCTTCAGAGGATGATCAGTCAGAGACCGAAGAGCATGGGTTTGCTGTAGCTGCTGCCTTCTCATCACCGCGTCTTGATCACTTGCTCCGTACCATCCAGTCGTTGAGCACTACATCATCCTCGCAACCTCTTCTGCCGGCATGGCGCATCAGGGATCTTCTCATATCATCTGATATCCCTGCATCTGCCCACCTCTCAGTGAGAGAGACACAGCCAGGCGATGAGGCCAAAAGCCCTTATGAGAATGAGCTTGAGTGGCTGCTTGTGAGTAAGGCCACCATTCAACTCCATGGCGTTGTTCTCAACACACTCCTGGATCAAATTGTACCTCTCAACGATGACATCTGGTACTGGGATGATGTTTTAGGCTCGTATTCCTACAGCAGCCTATATGCTGTTCAGAGTTCGCCTTTGCGTGTCTGGGCATGGTCTCAAGAAGTCTACACTGCAACCAAGTTGCGCGTTCAAGctggttctcttcatcatgccccAGGTGAACTCGTGGATTCCACGACATCAAGTCTGTCGCAGCAGTGGACGCAGTTTTATGGTATCGTGCATGATAGTATCCGAGAACGATCAATTGCCAACATTCAACGAAGAGTTTTGTCGCCTGTCGCGTTATCTCGATCCGAAGCACGACGCAAACAGGCACAGCTCAAGAAACTTCGTGAGATAACGGCAAGTGGACTTGGTGTATTGATGGATGAAGGCTTGCAATTCGGCCTCGACGATGATAAGGCTGAGCTTCAGGACCATCACGATCTGAAGGGCGTCGTGGAACGTAGTGTTGCGCTTATCGATATGGTTCTCAAGGAAGTTTCTACTCTCGACGTCAATATTAGCGATTTTGAGGACAAGGTTTTTGCTGGTGTCGAGGAAGACCCTGAACTTTCTGTTCACATCGAAGACAGCAACACCGCGGATCGTCCAGCCATTCTAGCCCGACGACTGCTCACCATTATCGACAAATCTCTCCCTGAACATCTCTCTGCAATGCACGCCCTGGCCAAGGAAAATGGTCGACCGTCCACCCTAATCCGATATTGGCTCCCTGCGATTATTGGTCTCCTCTCTTCGACAACTGTCTTGCGTATACTGGTCAACCGGAAGGCCGATATCATCGAGTGGTTCGTTGGATTTGGTGAAACTGTTCGTGATTTCTGGTTTAATTGGGTTATCGAACCCACGTCAAAGATTATCTCAACCATTCGACATGACAAGACCAGCGAGATCGCCATCATGAGTAGGGATAGTCTTAAGGCAGACCGTGAGAGTCTCGAGCGTATGGTTGTTGACTTTGCCCTCGACAAGCCTCACTTTGCCAATGAAACCGGTAGCACCTTGACCGAGACTCAAGTTGCTGACATCCGACACAAGGTTGCCGAAGGCGACGTCACTCCAGTACTCCGGGCGTTCGAGAAGGATTTGCGAAGCCCTTTCATGGGCACTATTCGTGGAGATCTTGTTCGATCACTCCTCATTCAGGTTCAGAAGACAAAggttgaccttgaggtcGCCATGACTGGCATCGACTcccttctcaagagccagGAGCTTGTCTTTGGTTTCGTTGGTCTTACTCCTGGTGTCCTCGTCTCTTATAGCATGTTCCAGTATCTGCGCGGTGTTTTTGGCGGCCGCTCTGGCCAGCGCCAAACCCACAAAGCCGGCAAAGCCATCCGTGTTCTCCGCAACATCGATCGTATCCTCTCTGAGGCCCGACCTACAGAGACCAATCTTCTCTCTTACAAGGACCACGGTCTCTTGCTTTCTGAAGTTCATATCCTGAGAGACCTCGTTGATAAGCTCATGCCCCGTGAGATTGCGAGGGAGTtccttgaggatctcgatgATTTGTCAAACATGAAGGGTATTCAGCTGCAGACTAGGGCGCTGGAGCGCATTCGTTGGGCTTATGCGAGATGGCTTCACTAG